The window GCAAGAACCCGGTGTGGCTGCTCGTGGACTGGGACGTGGTGATCGCTCGTCTGCTGGGCTCGGCGGAGTCGGCGACGCAGGCTGTGGAACAGCAGGCGCTCGGGCTGGTGCTGGGGTACGGGCGGCGGACGTCGGACCCGGCGGAGGTACTGCGAACCGCGGAGCAGGTATACGGCTACCTGTTCGACCGTGAGCGGCTGTCTGACCCGGATCTGTCGGAGGTGACGGAGGCGGACCTTCGGATTCTGCGGGAGTCGGCGACGCTGGCGGCGCTGAACCGGGTGGAGCTGTCGGGGGAGATCACGGACATCGGGCCGTGCTGGTTCTTCCCTGCAACGGCGCGCGTCGTCTTCGACCTGGATGAGGCGGAGGGCGAGCGGATCGACGACCTGTACCACGGCGGGTTCTTCAACGAGTACCGGCGCCGTGATGCGGTCCGGGCGCATGCGGCGCTCGGGGGCAGGCTGGTGCATGCCTGCCAGTCGTCGCCGAACATGTCCGGCGGTGCGGTGCTGCCGTACGGCGCGGACCTGGAGCGGTTCCGGTCGGATCTTGCGGCGTTCAAGGCGGAGTGGATCGGTTCGATTCTGGCGCTGCCGGCGGGCGCGGCGGACTGACGGTCTCTGGGTCCGACCGGCGATGGTGGCGCACGGGTCGCATCGCCGGTCGGACTGGCGTGACGGGTACAGAGGACGGAAGGACGGACCGGTCTATGGACGAGTCGGGGTCGCTGCTGGCTGCGGTGCTGGCGGAGTTCGGCGCGGAGGGTCGGACGGTTCGGTCGCCCATCCGGGTGTGGGTGTTGTCCGGGGTGGAGCGGGTGAGCCTGCCGGGCGGCGGTCATACGATCTTCAAGTACGCGCGGGAGCCCTTCGCGGGTGAGTCCGACGTACTGGACTACCTCAACGCCCTAGGCATGCCGGTGCCGTACCTGTTGGCGAGCGTTCGCCGGGATGGCGAACTCGGGATGCTGATGGAAGATCTCGGCGACTCGGTCAGGGCCGCCACCGATGCCGATGGAGCCGCAGCAGCCGTGGTGACCCATGCGGCGCCTGCGCCGAGCTGGCTACCGGTGCTGGATGGCGCTGCGCTCGCCGCGCTGCCAGACCGCGCTCTGGAGAGCCTGACCGCGCTGCGATCACGGGACCGGTGGGTCGACACGACGGATCTCGACGTAATTCTCGGCGAACTGGGCGCGGTCGCGCAGGAGCGGGCGCGGGGGGCGGAGGTTCCGCCGTTCGGGCTGTGTCACTCGGAGTTTCATCCGACCAGCCTGCACATCGGGCCGGACGGCTGGCGGCTGCTGGACTGGGCGCGGGCGTTCATCGGTCCGGGTCTGCTGGATCTCGTGTCCTGGCAGGGGACGACCGGCCCGGCGGACCTCGACGCGCTGCGCACGTTCATGGACGACTACGTACGCGCCGGAGGAGCGGCCGAGGCGGCGATGCCGCGCGGCGGGTTGCCGGCCGAGGCGTGGGCGATGGGCTGGCACCGCCTGTGGATCATCGCCTGGTATCTCGAACAGGCAACAACATGGATCAACGACCCTTCACAGGACGACTTCGTGGCCGGGGTGATCCGGCGGCATCTGGCGGAGGCAGCGACCTGTTTCGGGCTGCGGATGCCCTCGCGGTCAACGTAGCGGCCTGGGAAACCCACGCCCGGGTCCGGATCGGGACGCGCGGACTCGGCGACAGACCCTCCAAGCACGCATTCCGCTGGACCCGGGACAGCACCACGGACCCGGGCGCAAGCCTTCTGGGTGACGTCCAGGGTCGTCGGGTCCTCGAACTCGGCTGCGGCACCGGTGACAACCTGGCGTACCTCGTCGAACGTGGCGCAGGTGGCGTCGGTATCGACCTGGCCGCAGGCCAGATCCGGCGGGCACGGGCACGCTGGCCGAAACCAGCCTTCCACTGCGTGGATGCGGCACGATATCTGTCCGGCTGCGCAGGGTTCGACGTCTGCTATTCGTGCTTCGGCGCTTTCAGCTTCTACCCGGCGGAATCTCTGCTGGACCTGGTGGGCGCGAAGCTCGCGCCGGGCGGGCTGCTGGCGGTCTCGGGAACCGTCGGCGACGGGACGGGGCCGCGCCGGGAAACCTTGGCGCTCGACGGCGGTATCACCGTGCCCGTGATCCGCTATGAGCACACGGCGCGGGAATGGCGATGCCTGCTGGCGGCTGCCGAGTTCCACAAGATCGACGTCACGATCGTCGATGAACCGCGCGGACCGGACACAGTCATTGCGACGGCCCGGCGCCTCGACCCATAGAGCCGAGAAAACTCCGACTCTCGTGCCGGTATCGGCACGGGCCGGCGGTAGGCATCCGGCGCTGGCAATACTTAAAATGCTACTCTGCGCGACCTATGCGCCATGAGTTGCCCCGGTTCCAGCTGGCCAGTTCGCAGAGAGGGCTGGACCCGACGGACACTCCGGCTGGACTTCGCCATATTTGGCACTGCGGTAGCGGTCCCAACGCTTCGCTGCATCGACGACATCAACGGTCCACGCGTCTGGGTGGTCGGCGGCGATTTCCGACCATAGCCGATGGTTTGCCCTGACGAATGTCGTGATCGCGCACGCGGGCGCCCTCGCCCAGGATGGCGTGTGCGCGGCGTAATTTTCGGCTTGATCAGGGGTGTGGCCGGCGGCGATGAGCCAGAGCGCCCAGAGGGCGGGGTCGATCCAGCCTGCGCCGCGCGTGGGCCATGCCCAATCGACGAAATAGGCGCGGTCGGCGATGAGGATGTTGTCGGGGTTGAAGTCGGTGTGCAGGAGGTGGTTGCCGGCGAAGTGGTCGAGGTCGGCGGGATCGTCCACGTAGTTGCGCCAGCGGTGTTCGGCGCGTTTGAGCGGCAGGCCAGGTGCGGGGATGGCCTGGAGCAGCCGCAGGCATTCCAGGACGATCGGGAGATCGGGGGAACCGGGAGCGTAGTCGGCCAGCCTGCCGGTGACGCACTCGAAGCCGAGCAGATCCCATCCGGCGGCGCTCAGCGTCCACAACAGGCGAGGTGCGACGGCGTGCACGTATGGGTTGATCGTCGCCTCAATCCGCTGGGTCCGCGCACGCGCGTGGTCGGTGCGCAACCCTTTGATGAAGACGCGGCTGCCTCTCTCGGCGTGAACGACGATCGCGAGCTGGGAGTTGAAGCCTGGGCCGACGGGTGTGACGTGCTGGACCGGGCCGCACTGGGCGGCGATCGCGTCCTTGAGCGCCTCGTCGAGGTTCGGCCATGCGACACGTTCGATCACCACGGCGTGACCCTACTGTCGAGTGCTCCGGAGGGGTGCCGGCGACACTGGCGGCACCCCTCCGGCTACGCCACGGCCAGGTGGTCCATGCGTCGAGCACGCCTCCAGCGGCGACCACCGCCGTTACAGTGGTCACGGTAAGGCTCGACGTCGAGTGGCAGGCACCGGAACGACCACGGATCGGCGAGCGCCTCGGCGGTGCCGCGGGCAGGCCGGTCATCTGCCGAGCGTAGGCGGAGGCCATGCGGTGAACAGAGCGACGACCATTGCGTCGGTACGCGGGGCCCTTCCGCCACACCGATATCCGCAGGCACGGCTCACCGAGTTGTTCGCCCAGCTCTGCCTGCCCGACTCGGCATCGCGCGCCGTGCTGAGCCGGCTGCACAGCAGCGCCCGGGTCGCCACCCGCCATCTGGCCCTGCCGATCGAGCGGTACGCCGAACTGGACGGGTTCACCGCGGCCAACGACGCGTTCCTGTCGGTGGCGGTGGACCTCGGTTGCGAGGCCGTGCTCGGCGCGCTCGCCGACGCCGGCCTCGAACCAGCCGACGTGGACCTGGTGATGTCGACGACCGTCACCGGGATCGCGGTGCCTTCCCTCGACGCGCACGTCGCCGCCAGGATCGGGCTGCGGCCCGACGTCAAGCGGATGCCGATGTTCGGTCTGGGGTGCCTGGCGGGCGCCGCGGGAGTGGCGCGGCTGCATGACTTCCTGCGCGGCTGGCCCACCTCCGTCGCGGTGCTGGTGTCGGTCGAGCTGTGCTCGCTGACCGTGCAGCGCCAGGACCCGACCATGGCCAACATGATCGCGTCAGGGCTGTTCGGCGACGGCGCCGCCGCGGTGGTGGCCCTCGGCGCGGACCATCCACGCGCGTCCGGCGGTCCACGGGTGGTCGACACGGTCAGCCACCTGTACCCGGACTCCGATCGCGCCATGGGCTGGGACATCGGCAGCACCGGCCTGAAGATCGTCCTCGGCGCGGAGGTGCCAGACCTGGTCCAGACGTACCTGGCCGATGACGTCAAGCAGCTCCTGTCGCGGCACGGGCTCGTGGTCGGCGACATCGCGCGCTGGATCTGTCACCCCGGCGGCCCGAAGGTCATCGAGGCCATCCAGCTGGTGCTGGGCCTCGACGAGGACGACCTGGCGATGACGTGGCGTTCGCTGAACCGGATCGGCAACCTGTCCTCGGCCTCGGTGCTGCACGTGTTCGCGGACACCCTCGACGAACGGCCGGCCAGTCCCGGCGACTGGGGCGTGCTGATGGCGATGGGCCCCGGGTTCTGCGCCGAGCTGGTGCTGCTGCGGTGGTGAGCGAGGTCTGGTACACGGTCCTGGTCGGGCTCGTCGCGCTCGAGCGGGTGGCGGAGCTCATCGTCGCCAAGCGCAATCTGGCGTGGAGCCTGTCGCGCGGCGGCCGCGAGACCGGGTTCTCGCACTACCCGTTCATGGTCGTGCTCCACACCGGCCTGTTGGCCGGCTGCCTGGTGGAGGTGTGGCTGCGCGGGGGTGACTTCCTGCCCGCGCTCGGCTGGCCGATGCTGGCGCTGGTGCTCGCCGCGCAGGCACTGCGGTGGTGGTGCATTCACACGCTCGGGCATCAGTGGAACACCCGCATCGTGGTCGTGCCGGGACTGCCCCGGGTCACCCAGGGCCCGTACCGGCTGTTCGCCCACCCGAACTACGTCGCGGTCGTCGTCGAGGGATTCGCCCTGCCCCTGGTGCACAGCGCGTGGATCACCGCCGCGGTCTTCACGGTGCTCAACGCCTGGCTGCTGACCATCCGGATCCGGGCCGAGGACGACGCGCTGCGGTCGGCCCATGCATGACGTCGTGGTCGCCGGCGGCGGACCGGCGGGGCTCGCGGTGGCGTTGGGCTGCGCGCGGGCGGGCCTGGACGTCGTGGTGTGCGAGAGGCGCCGCGGGGTCATCGACAAGGCGTGCGGGGAGGGGCTGATGCCTGGCGCGGTGCGCGCACTCGCCGCGCTCGGCGTCGACCCCCCGGGGCATGTGATCGGCGGCATCACCTACCGACAGGGCTCCACGGTCGCCCACGCCGCGTTCCGCGGCGGGTTGGGCCGCGGGGTCCGGCGCACCGCCCTGCACGACGCGCTGCGCGCCGCCGTCGACCAGCACGGCATCCCGGTGCTGCCGACTCCCGTCACCGAGATCGACCAGCGCACCGACCACGTACGGGCCGGTGCGCTGCGCGCCCGGTACCTCGTCGCCGCCGACGGCCTGCACTCCCCCATCCGCACCATGGTGGGGCTGACCGCGAACGGCCGGACGGGGACACCGCGGTGGGGGCTGCGCCGCCACTTCGCCATGCGGCCGTTCAGCGACTCGGTCGAGGTGACCTGGGCCCGGCATTCGGAGGCCTACGTCACCCCCGTCTCGACGGACACCATCGGCGTCGCGGTGCTCTCCTCGGTCCGGGGCGGCTTCGCCGACCAGCTCACCGCCTTCCCGGAACTGTCCGCCCGGTTGGCCGACGCGCGACCCGTCTCCGACGTCCGGGGCGCCGGGCCGTTGCGGCAGCGGGCCTCCGGCCGGGTAGCGGGCCGAGTGCTGCTGGTCGGCGACGCCGCCGGCTACATCGACGCGCTGACCGGCGAGGGCCTGGCGCTGGCGCTGGCCGCGGCGGCCGAACTCGTGCGATGCCTGCGCGCCGACCGGCCCGGCGACTACGAACGCGCGTGGGCCGCCACGTCGCGGCGGTCGAGGTGGCTGACCTCGGGTCTGCTGTGGACCCGAAGCCGCCCGGCACTGGCGCGGTGCATAGTGCCGGCCGCCGCGCGCGCCCCGAGACTGTTCACCTTCGCCGTGGACCAGCTCGCCCGCTGACGTCACACCAGGGGAATGGGCAGGGCGCGCTGGCCTGCGGCTACGCTGAGGACCGGCTCCGAGCTGCCACCGGGGGGCGGCGCCGGCTGGCTTTCCCAGCCGTGGCGCTGGACCTCGAGGGCGCACCCCCGGTGTCCGGCGTACCCGCTCGTGTTTCCCGGGAGTACATCGCACATGGCGTTTTCCTCGCCCGACGATCGCGCATCCGGGAACCTCGGGTCAGATCCGCGCCGCGGGTCCGACCCGCCAACGACACCCATCGTGCGTCGGACCGCCGCGACCGCAGCGACCGGCCGGCAGCTGGCGCCCTCCGCGTCGGACACGATCCTGGCCACCCGCGCCGAGGTGACGGAGGCGGTGGCGACCGACCCCGCGACGGGCGACCACTCCGGCCCGGCGACCGACCCGGCCAGCGGGGGGCGCCGCCCGGGTGGCGCCGGTGGATGGCGCGGTCTCGGAGCCCGACTCGCCGGGCTGCTCGACAGCCGTCCCCGCAAGATCGGGGCGGCGGTCGCCGTGCTGCTGGTCGTCGTGCTCCTGGCCGTGGTGCTCGTCAGTGGCGGCGGGAACGACGACCCTGCTGTCACCACCGCCGGCTCGGTGCCCGGCGCGTCGACGCAGCCCGGCGCGACCACGATCCCGAAGCCGACCGGCAAGTGGACCCTGGTGGTGGGCGACCGGCCCCTGGACGGCATGGCCGTGGCCGCCGGCGTCGAGGTGTCCCTCGTTGCCGGCACGGCCTCGTTGGACGGGATCGACCGGGTGCGGTTCTCGCTCGACGGCGACACCGTGCAGAGCGACCGGGACGCGCCGTTCACCGTGCGCCTGGACCAGCTCTCGGATGGTGATCATGTGCTGTCCGCCCGGGTGCGGTTGGACGACGACGCGGCCTCCGCGAGCGCCGAGCCCACCGGTGGCGCGGGCGGCGCGGGCGGCTCCGACAGCTCCAGCGGCTCTGGCGACCCCGACGTGATCGAGGCGAACTTCAGGGTCGGCGCGGGCAGCGGCGGGACGGTTCCCAGCCGGGCACCGACCGTCGCGGCCCCGCCGGCCGCGGTGGCCTCGGTCCCACCCGCGCCAAAACCGCTTCGCACCGTCAACGTGTCCACCAGCGGCGAGCTGACCGCCGCGCTGGCGGCCGCCAAGCCCGGCGACCTGATCCAGCTCGCCGACGGCGTCTACAAGGGAAACTTCGTCGGCGACCGGCCCGGCTCC of the Pseudofrankia saprophytica genome contains:
- a CDS encoding type III polyketide synthase, which translates into the protein MNRATTIASVRGALPPHRYPQARLTELFAQLCLPDSASRAVLSRLHSSARVATRHLALPIERYAELDGFTAANDAFLSVAVDLGCEAVLGALADAGLEPADVDLVMSTTVTGIAVPSLDAHVAARIGLRPDVKRMPMFGLGCLAGAAGVARLHDFLRGWPTSVAVLVSVELCSLTVQRQDPTMANMIASGLFGDGAAAVVALGADHPRASGGPRVVDTVSHLYPDSDRAMGWDIGSTGLKIVLGAEVPDLVQTYLADDVKQLLSRHGLVVGDIARWICHPGGPKVIEAIQLVLGLDEDDLAMTWRSLNRIGNLSSASVLHVFADTLDERPASPGDWGVLMAMGPGFCAELVLLRW
- a CDS encoding class I SAM-dependent methyltransferase, whose product is MDQRPFTGRLRGRGDPAASGGGSDLFRAADALAVNVAAWETHARVRIGTRGLGDRPSKHAFRWTRDSTTDPGASLLGDVQGRRVLELGCGTGDNLAYLVERGAGGVGIDLAAGQIRRARARWPKPAFHCVDAARYLSGCAGFDVCYSCFGAFSFYPAESLLDLVGAKLAPGGLLAVSGTVGDGTGPRRETLALDGGITVPVIRYEHTAREWRCLLAAAEFHKIDVTIVDEPRGPDTVIATARRLDP
- a CDS encoding Ig-like domain-containing protein, translating into MRRTAATAATGRQLAPSASDTILATRAEVTEAVATDPATGDHSGPATDPASGGRRPGGAGGWRGLGARLAGLLDSRPRKIGAAVAVLLVVVLLAVVLVSGGGNDDPAVTTAGSVPGASTQPGATTIPKPTGKWTLVVGDRPLDGMAVAAGVEVSLVAGTASLDGIDRVRFSLDGDTVQSDRDAPFTVRLDQLSDGDHVLSARVRLDDDAASASAEPTGGAGGAGGSDSSSGSGDPDVIEANFRVGAGSGGTVPSRAPTVAAPPAAVASVPPAPKPLRTVNVSTSGELTAALAAAKPGDLIQLADGVYKGNFVGDRPGSAAAPVTVRGSRGAVLDGGNVKNGYVFHLDGANYWRLEGFSIRNGQKGLMVDQTNHAVIHQLAVSQIGNEAVHLRNFSSDNLVAGVTVNGTGRANEGFGEAIYVGTAESNWKQITGGRPDNSDRNQVIGNTLSGFTAEGVDIKEGTTGGVVAGNSFDGSAITGANYADSWIDLKGNGWRIEKNSGVNSPLDGIQTHVVVDGWGTGNLITGNTLDVRGPGYGVNINKPNDTHNTVSCSNVVTNASSGPYNVACT
- a CDS encoding FAD-dependent oxidoreductase, giving the protein MHDVVVAGGGPAGLAVALGCARAGLDVVVCERRRGVIDKACGEGLMPGAVRALAALGVDPPGHVIGGITYRQGSTVAHAAFRGGLGRGVRRTALHDALRAAVDQHGIPVLPTPVTEIDQRTDHVRAGALRARYLVAADGLHSPIRTMVGLTANGRTGTPRWGLRRHFAMRPFSDSVEVTWARHSEAYVTPVSTDTIGVAVLSSVRGGFADQLTAFPELSARLADARPVSDVRGAGPLRQRASGRVAGRVLLVGDAAGYIDALTGEGLALALAAAAELVRCLRADRPGDYERAWAATSRRSRWLTSGLLWTRSRPALARCIVPAAARAPRLFTFAVDQLAR
- a CDS encoding phosphotransferase: MDESGSLLAAVLAEFGAEGRTVRSPIRVWVLSGVERVSLPGGGHTIFKYAREPFAGESDVLDYLNALGMPVPYLLASVRRDGELGMLMEDLGDSVRAATDADGAAAAVVTHAAPAPSWLPVLDGAALAALPDRALESLTALRSRDRWVDTTDLDVILGELGAVAQERARGAEVPPFGLCHSEFHPTSLHIGPDGWRLLDWARAFIGPGLLDLVSWQGTTGPADLDALRTFMDDYVRAGGAAEAAMPRGGLPAEAWAMGWHRLWIIAWYLEQATTWINDPSQDDFVAGVIRRHLAEAATCFGLRMPSRST
- a CDS encoding isoprenylcysteine carboxyl methyltransferase family protein; the protein is MSEVWYTVLVGLVALERVAELIVAKRNLAWSLSRGGRETGFSHYPFMVVLHTGLLAGCLVEVWLRGGDFLPALGWPMLALVLAAQALRWWCIHTLGHQWNTRIVVVPGLPRVTQGPYRLFAHPNYVAVVVEGFALPLVHSAWITAAVFTVLNAWLLTIRIRAEDDALRSAHA